One window of Branchiostoma lanceolatum isolate klBraLanc5 chromosome 6, klBraLanc5.hap2, whole genome shotgun sequence genomic DNA carries:
- the LOC136436992 gene encoding uncharacterized protein, with amino-acid sequence MTALTSIRLTIFVLFLSWKVTRQNATCPKTFSCSGTPMSCLNYYYSRGNVLHSIPSPLPSFLTGLNLMHQNIPDIEVGDFPLLESMGQLYIQRSGVVNIQPCSFINLPCLTELNLSGNNIRKLKPHTFKGLNNLAIMVLFENKLHSVDKKAFAGLPRLKRLVLNNNCLSSIPQSIVLLKSLRVLSFKNNIKTFPIRVEELKRLYVLYLTMDKIGCDCREREVKKWLLGYPRAKQWHIVCIDKVTEQTKQLKDITLSDMTCPAPEVYVIGNKESRNITGSNSFICQTNCEEGLTFSWILPNGEHSSSSQTYSTNYTYVTTKSSCKGLGVEISETRRMCYAVLNIPVVNNATAGNYTCRVVTNYTKSATVSAVLRFSNVITTLSNPGVTTGFNNSDGNTVANTFQGKETTVKLTNEIVKTTTVRYIVLLDDEGDNFNGPEQSTEVMIYTMLATVFCCCFVFGSAICIKNCRSVSKECGGHGNNVDGNYENDDQFPDSIEATNRHYENDDQFSDEDGVTVGHCKNDDQFPDSIEATNRHYENDDQFPDSIRDTNRHYENEDQFPDVSKATNRHYENDDQFPDANEDTNRHYENEYQFPDVSEATNRHSENDDQFPDSIRDTNRHYENEDQFPDVSEATNRHYENDDQFPDSIRDTNRHYDQDKDETSKGHYGNEFKTKSACKTSQAYGEPDVIQETAPALYSTEDVEE; translated from the coding sequence ATGACGGCCTTGACGTCTATCAGACTGACCATATTTGTATTGTTTCTATCTTGGAAAGTTACAAGACAAAACGCCACCTGCCCGAAAACATTCAGTTGTTCAGGAACTCCCATGTCATGTCTGAATTACTATTATAGCCGTGGCAACGTTCTCCATTCTATCCCTTCACCGTTACCGTCATTTTTGACGGGACTTAATCTGATGCATCAAAACATTCCTGACATAGAAGTTGGAGATTTTCCGCTTCTAGAATCTATGGGGCAGCTGTATATACAAAGATCTGGCGTCGTAAACATCCAGCCATGTTCTTTTATAAACTTGCCGTGTCTTACAGAACTAAATCTTAGTGGTAACAACATCAGAAAGCTGAAGCCACATACGTTTAAGGGACTCAATAACTTAGCAATAATGGTCTTGTTTGAAAACAAGCTACATTCCGTTGACAAGAAAGCTTTTGCTGGGCTACCTCGGTTGAAAAGATTGGTTTTGAATAACAACTGTCTTTCTAGCATCCCACAAAGTATTGTGTTGCTCAAATCACTTAGAGTATTGAGTTTTAagaacaatatcaaaacatttccgaTACGCGTTGAAGAATTAAAGCGTCTATATGTCCTGTACTTAACAATGGACAAGATAGGATGCGACTGCAGAGAAAGGGAAGTCAAGAAATGGCTTCTAGGATATCCACGTGCAAAACAGTGGCACATCGTTTGCATTGATAAAGTTACTGAACAGACAAAACAACTCAAAGATATTACATTGAGCGATATGACATGTCCAGCACCTGAAGTATATGTTATAGGCAACAAGGAAAGTAGAAATATCACAGGGAGCAATTCGTTTATCTGTCAGACAAACTGCGAAGAAGGTCTCACATTCTCGTGGATTCTACCAAATGGTGAGCACAGCTCTTCAAGTCAAACGTATTCCACAAACTACACttatgttacaacaaagtcGTCATGCAAAGGACTGGGTGTGGAAATATCGGAGACAAGGAGAATGTGCTACGCAGTGTTGAACATCCCTGTAGTTAACAACGCCACAGCAGGCAACTACACTTGCAGGGTGGTGACTAACTATACGAAATCTGCTACAGTGTCTGCTGTACTAAGATTTAGTAATGTTATAACAACCTTGTCGAACCCCGGTGTCACCACAGGATTTAACAACAGTGACGGGAATACTGTAGCTAACACCTTTCAGGGTAAAGAAACGACGGTGAAATTGACAAatgaaattgtgaaaacaacaacagtcaggTACATAGTATTGCTAGACGATGAAGGTGATAATTTCAACGGGCCAGAACAATCTACAGAAGTGATGATCTACACAATGCTGGCTACCGTCTTCTGTTGTTGCTTTGTATTTGGATCAGCCATTTGTATCAAAAACTGTAGATCAGTGTCCAAAGAATGTGGTGGACATGGCAACAATGTGGACGGAAACTACGAAAACGACGACCAGTTTCCGGACTCAATTGAAGCTACGAATAGACACTACGAAAATGACGACCAGTTTTCGGACGAAGATGGAGTTACGGTTGGACACTGCAAAAACGACGACCAGTTTCCGGACTCAATTGAAGCTACGAATAGACACTACGAAAACGACGACCAGTTTCCGGACTCAATTAGAGATACGAATAGACACTACGAAAACGAAGACCAGTTTCCGGACGTATCTAAAGCTACGAATAGACACTATGAAAACGACGACCAGTTTCCGGACGCAAATGAAGATACGAACAGACACTACGAAAACGAATACCAGTTTCCGGACGTATCTGAAGCTACGAATAGACACTCCGAAAACGACGACCAGTTTCCGGACTCAATTAGAGATACGAATAGACACTACGAAAACGAAGACCAGTTTCCGGACGTATCTGAAGCTACGAATAGACACTACGAAAACGACGACCAGTTTCCGGACTCAATTAGAGATACGAACAGACACTACGACCAGGACAAAGATGAGACCTCAAAAGGACACTATGGCAATGAATTCAAGACAAAATCTGCATGTAAGACAAGCCAAGCATATGGGGAACCTGATGTAATACAAGAAACGGCACCAGCCTTGTACAGCACCGAGGATGTTGAAGAATAA